A region from the Desulfitobacterium dehalogenans ATCC 51507 genome encodes:
- the tgt gene encoding tRNA guanosine(34) transglycosylase Tgt: MAVRIEILKEDSRTRARLGKLHTPHGVIETPVFMPVGTQATVKTMTPEELKDLGAGIILSNTYHLFLRPGHELIREAGGLHSFMHWDGAILTDSGGFQVFSLGDLRKITEEGVEFRSHLDGSKKFLSPEIATQVQMALGSDIVMAFDECTPYPATREYAKASLERTTRWLKRCQETLTTTDRQALFGIVQGSMYEDLRKQSAAEITELDLPGYAVGGLSVGEPKELMYEVLDYTVPLLPKDKPRYLMGVGSPDALIEGVMRGIDMFDCVLPTRIARNGTALTRYGKLVVRNAESAHDFSPIDPTCDCYTCKNYSRAYLRHLIKADEILGLRLMTIHNLRFLTNLMAEIRTAIREDRLPEYREKFFYEYGYLK; the protein is encoded by the coding sequence TTGGCAGTTCGTATAGAAATTCTCAAGGAAGATTCCCGCACCCGTGCCCGCCTCGGCAAGCTTCATACCCCTCACGGGGTGATCGAAACCCCTGTTTTCATGCCCGTGGGAACCCAGGCCACGGTAAAAACTATGACCCCTGAGGAATTAAAGGACCTGGGAGCGGGCATAATATTAAGCAATACCTATCACCTTTTTCTGCGCCCAGGTCATGAGCTCATCCGGGAGGCAGGGGGTCTTCACTCCTTTATGCATTGGGACGGGGCGATTCTTACCGATAGCGGCGGCTTTCAAGTATTCAGCCTCGGTGATTTGCGCAAAATCACTGAAGAGGGAGTGGAATTCCGTTCTCATCTGGATGGCTCAAAGAAATTTTTAAGTCCGGAGATTGCGACCCAGGTTCAGATGGCATTGGGTTCCGACATCGTTATGGCTTTTGATGAATGCACCCCTTATCCCGCCACCCGGGAATATGCCAAAGCTTCTTTGGAGCGTACCACCCGGTGGCTTAAGCGTTGCCAGGAGACCTTGACCACCACGGACCGGCAGGCCCTTTTTGGAATCGTCCAGGGAAGCATGTACGAGGACCTTCGCAAGCAAAGCGCGGCAGAAATCACAGAATTGGATTTGCCGGGTTATGCCGTAGGAGGGCTGAGTGTTGGAGAGCCTAAGGAGCTGATGTATGAAGTCCTGGATTATACGGTTCCTCTGCTGCCTAAAGATAAGCCCCGTTATTTGATGGGGGTAGGTTCGCCGGATGCCTTGATTGAAGGAGTGATGAGAGGGATTGATATGTTTGACTGCGTTCTTCCCACGCGAATAGCACGTAACGGAACCGCTCTTACCCGTTATGGAAAGCTTGTGGTAAGAAACGCTGAGTCAGCCCATGATTTTTCACCGATCGATCCCACCTGCGATTGCTACACCTGTAAAAATTACTCCCGAGCCTATTTAAGGCATTTGATCAAAGCGGATGAGATTTTGGGCTTGCGCCTGATGACGATTCATAACCTGCGTTTCTTAACCAATCTCATGGCTGAGATTCGGACTGCCATCAGAGAAGACCGCCTCCCTGAATATCGGGAGAAGTTCTTCTATGAGTACGGATATTTGAAATAA
- the secD gene encoding protein translocase subunit SecD yields MKRGSILKLTATILLIVIAVVFSIQPLTDPEKGISLGLDLRGGVHLVLQAEPGPDGTQVTAEDVEKAKSIIERRVNEMGLSEPVIQTDLDKKRVIVDLAGVQDPDKAVEALKTTAKLTFKDAQGNVVIEGSDLKDARAGQGQSSYVVQLTFSPEGTKKFADVTSRSVGQQIGIYLDDQLLQNPVVQVPIVNGQAEITGYASLEEAAQYAVLLRSGALPVSLSIAEKRSVGASLGVDSLSKSINAGIVALGFIILFMFVLYRLPGLVANISLVVFTLLVLWALKGFGAVLTLPGIAGILLSIGMTVDLNIIIYERIKEELRLGKSLRASVEAGFSRAFVTVFDANITTLFAAATLFFLGTSSIKGFAITLGIGIFASLFTAVTFTRMLLRWIVAINPRMNTAWFGVRREG; encoded by the coding sequence ATGAAAAGGGGAAGCATCCTGAAATTAACAGCAACTATATTGCTGATCGTCATCGCGGTAGTATTCTCAATCCAACCCCTTACGGACCCGGAAAAGGGAATTTCGTTGGGACTTGATCTGCGTGGAGGAGTTCACCTTGTCCTGCAGGCTGAACCAGGTCCAGATGGTACACAAGTTACGGCCGAGGATGTTGAAAAGGCCAAAAGCATCATTGAGAGACGGGTCAATGAGATGGGATTGTCTGAGCCGGTCATTCAGACTGATTTAGATAAAAAGCGGGTTATTGTGGATTTAGCTGGAGTTCAAGATCCGGATAAAGCGGTAGAAGCTTTGAAAACCACAGCTAAATTGACGTTTAAAGATGCACAAGGGAACGTGGTTATTGAGGGATCGGATTTGAAGGATGCCCGTGCCGGGCAAGGACAATCCAGTTATGTGGTTCAACTCACCTTTTCTCCAGAAGGAACAAAGAAATTTGCTGATGTGACCAGCCGTAGTGTTGGACAGCAGATCGGCATCTATTTAGATGATCAGCTCCTGCAAAATCCTGTAGTTCAGGTACCTATTGTCAATGGCCAAGCAGAAATCACTGGGTACGCATCTCTGGAAGAAGCTGCTCAATATGCGGTTTTGCTTCGTTCCGGCGCTCTGCCTGTGAGCTTAAGTATTGCAGAGAAACGTTCCGTGGGAGCTTCACTGGGTGTAGATTCCCTGAGCAAGAGCATTAATGCCGGTATTGTGGCTTTAGGGTTTATCATTTTATTTATGTTCGTACTCTATCGCCTGCCAGGGCTTGTTGCGAATATTTCTTTAGTCGTCTTTACTTTACTCGTACTGTGGGCATTAAAGGGATTCGGTGCGGTTCTGACTTTGCCGGGGATAGCGGGGATTCTTCTTTCTATTGGTATGACGGTGGATTTAAACATCATCATCTATGAACGGATCAAGGAAGAACTGCGCCTTGGCAAATCCCTGCGCGCTTCAGTGGAAGCTGGTTTCAGCCGTGCTTTTGTGACCGTCTTTGATGCCAATATTACTACCTTATTTGCTGCGGCTACCCTCTTCTTCCTGGGCACAAGCTCCATTAAAGGATTTGCTATTACTTTGGGTATCGGTATTTTTGCCAGCCTCTTTACTGCGGTTACCTTTACTCGGATGCTTTTGCGCTGGATAGTAGCTATTAATCCACGTATGAATACTGCCTGGTTTGGCGTAAGGAGGGAAGGCTAA
- the yajC gene encoding preprotein translocase subunit YajC, giving the protein MESGTMTLLLYMVVFFGIMYFFMIRPQQKQAKQRRAMLDSLRVNDKVITAGGIYGKIRKVKEDSVIIQIADKVEIEVTKNGVGSVENREIVVEKEKKADKKDKAEKKEEVVEQGQTAE; this is encoded by the coding sequence ATGGAAAGTGGTACAATGACACTTCTTCTTTACATGGTAGTTTTCTTTGGTATTATGTATTTCTTCATGATCCGCCCACAACAAAAACAAGCTAAGCAAAGACGAGCTATGCTGGATAGCTTGCGCGTTAATGATAAGGTCATAACCGCCGGTGGAATCTATGGGAAGATCCGTAAGGTCAAGGAAGATTCAGTGATTATTCAAATTGCTGATAAAGTGGAAATCGAAGTGACCAAGAACGGTGTGGGTTCCGTAGAAAATCGTGAAATTGTCGTGGAAAAAGAGAAGAAAGCAGATAAAAAGGATAAAGCAGAGAAAAAAGAAGAAGTGGTTGAGCAAGGGCAGACCGCTGAATAA
- the secF gene encoding protein translocase subunit SecF — MSENNNPGKKTTASTPAAHAATYEEVKNSIPFYFNVVKHRHVWFAISLIILAISFISFFARGLNLGVDFTGGTMLDMRFNQQVTQEKITEAMASVGLEGPVQLSDNDTAALIRTSALEEEQRNELLTALQTQVGELDRESLKEDKVGPAIGQELTKNAFLSLAIAAVLILAYISFRFQFAYAVSGVLGLLYAVITTVGVFSLFQWEVDSTFVAAILTIFGYAINDTVVIFDRIRENEPRMKRGDSFEDMVDKSIWQMMGRSIKIAVTVLISLLSIFILGGESTRVFALAMMIGVVAGAYSSIFNASQILVEIKKRMKPKRGGKPARAKA, encoded by the coding sequence ATGTCTGAAAACAATAATCCCGGCAAGAAAACCACGGCCTCAACTCCTGCGGCTCATGCGGCAACCTATGAAGAGGTTAAAAATTCCATCCCTTTCTATTTTAATGTGGTTAAGCACCGGCACGTTTGGTTCGCAATATCTCTTATTATCCTTGCGATCAGTTTCATCTCCTTTTTCGCCCGAGGGCTGAACCTGGGGGTGGACTTTACCGGTGGGACCATGCTTGATATGAGATTCAATCAACAGGTGACCCAAGAGAAAATCACCGAGGCCATGGCCTCCGTAGGTTTGGAAGGACCGGTGCAGCTTTCCGATAATGATACCGCGGCCTTGATCCGGACCTCCGCTCTGGAAGAAGAACAGCGCAACGAACTTCTTACAGCGCTGCAGACTCAGGTAGGGGAATTAGATAGAGAATCCCTTAAGGAGGATAAGGTCGGACCGGCCATCGGTCAAGAGCTGACCAAGAACGCTTTTTTATCCCTGGCTATTGCAGCGGTCTTAATACTGGCCTATATTAGCTTCCGCTTCCAATTTGCCTATGCTGTGTCAGGTGTTTTGGGCTTACTGTATGCTGTGATCACTACAGTCGGGGTATTCTCCCTCTTTCAATGGGAAGTCGACTCTACCTTTGTGGCCGCCATCCTGACCATTTTCGGTTATGCCATCAATGATACCGTAGTTATTTTTGACCGGATCCGTGAAAACGAACCTCGCATGAAACGAGGGGACAGTTTTGAGGATATGGTGGATAAATCCATTTGGCAGATGATGGGGCGTTCGATCAAGATTGCAGTGACGGTTCTTATCTCCCTTCTATCTATATTTATCCTTGGCGGAGAATCAACCAGAGTGTTTGCTTTAGCCATGATGATCGGTGTAGTAGCAGGAGCTTATTCCTCCATCTTTAATGCCAGCCAGATCTTAGTCGAGATCAAGAAAAGGATGAAGCCGAAGAGGGGCGGTAAACCTGCCCGCGCCAAAGCATAA
- a CDS encoding HD domain-containing protein, whose amino-acid sequence MKPVTIADLKADPIVQGYIEGGNKNLAAIGFTEHGLRHVGLVSSIAYNILEKLGYSERECELAAVAAYLHDIGNVINRAGHAQSGAILAAHILERHAMAPEEIAIVIGAIGNHDESDGNPVSKISAALILADKSDVHRSRIRNQEPATFDIHDRVNYAVEHSFLRVYPEDRIALEITINTKICPVMDYFEIFLARMLLCRRAAYFLGTQFELKINEVKLL is encoded by the coding sequence GTGAAGCCAGTTACTATAGCTGATCTGAAAGCGGACCCAATCGTTCAGGGATATATCGAAGGGGGAAACAAAAATTTAGCAGCCATCGGATTCACAGAACACGGTCTAAGACATGTAGGCTTGGTGTCCAGTATCGCTTATAATATCCTGGAGAAATTGGGTTACTCGGAACGTGAATGCGAGCTCGCGGCGGTAGCTGCTTATCTTCACGATATTGGTAATGTGATCAATCGGGCGGGACATGCACAGTCCGGTGCGATTCTGGCCGCTCATATTCTGGAACGCCATGCCATGGCTCCTGAAGAAATCGCCATCGTCATTGGAGCGATCGGCAACCACGACGAGAGCGACGGCAATCCGGTAAGCAAAATTTCCGCAGCATTAATTTTGGCGGACAAATCCGACGTGCATCGTTCGCGGATAAGAAACCAAGAACCCGCAACCTTTGATATTCATGACCGTGTCAACTATGCAGTGGAACACTCTTTTCTGAGGGTTTATCCCGAGGATAGAATTGCCTTGGAGATTACCATCAATACCAAGATTTGTCCTGTTATGGATTATTTCGAAATATTCTTAGCCCGCATGCTCCTCTGCCGTAGGGCAGCCTATTTCCTGGGCACTCAATTTGAGCTTAAAATCAATGAAGTAAAGCTGCTTTAA
- the ilvB gene encoding biosynthetic-type acetolactate synthase large subunit has protein sequence MRMSGAQAVIECLKQENVEVVFGYPGGSVLTLYDALYETQFPHILTRHEQGAVHAADGYARSTGKVGVCIATSGPGATNLITGIATAYMDSIPMVAITGQVAVSLIGRDSFQEADVTGITTPITKHNYLVKDVDELPRVFKEAFHIARTGRPGPVLIDVAKDVFAKELDFHYPDNVHLRGYRPIFEGDSQVIARVAEELGKAQRPLLFVGGGVNLADVSPALRELVEYTHTPVISSLMGLGCIPDKHPQHYGMVGMHGTYAANMATTHTDLLIGLGVRFDDRVTGLVADFASKAKVIHFDIDPAEVNKNIIANIRVIGDLKWSIPALLNQVKERSAESWMTAHMEWQKQLDEWQKGNPLTYVPREGLVMPQHLIQQVSHYAAEDAVVVTDVGQHQMWASQFYEYKHPRTLLTSGGLGTMGYGLPAALGAQVGCPGRQIVCFTGDGGFMMNCQELSSLADLNLPVKVFILNNQVLGMVAQWQRMFYNGHYSHSTLKGHTDFVKLAEAMGVVGLRVTDPQEVDTAIQKAFAVNGPVVVEIRIPADENVLPMVPAGGRLDQMIMGG, from the coding sequence ATGAGGATGTCAGGAGCTCAAGCTGTCATTGAATGCTTGAAGCAGGAAAATGTTGAAGTTGTTTTCGGATATCCTGGGGGTTCGGTTTTAACGCTTTATGATGCACTTTATGAGACTCAGTTTCCTCACATATTGACCCGACACGAACAGGGTGCAGTCCATGCTGCCGATGGGTATGCCCGATCGACCGGGAAGGTGGGAGTGTGTATTGCCACCTCAGGACCGGGAGCTACGAACTTAATTACTGGGATCGCCACAGCCTATATGGATTCCATCCCCATGGTGGCGATTACGGGTCAGGTGGCTGTTTCTCTCATCGGACGGGATTCCTTTCAGGAAGCAGATGTAACAGGAATTACCACGCCGATTACAAAGCATAACTATCTTGTTAAAGATGTCGATGAATTGCCCAGAGTGTTTAAAGAGGCGTTCCATATCGCCCGCACCGGCCGGCCCGGTCCCGTCCTTATCGATGTTGCTAAAGATGTTTTTGCTAAAGAGCTGGATTTTCATTATCCTGATAACGTCCATTTGCGGGGATATCGCCCGATTTTCGAAGGAGACTCCCAGGTCATTGCCCGGGTTGCAGAGGAACTGGGCAAAGCTCAAAGACCGCTGCTCTTTGTCGGCGGGGGAGTGAATCTGGCCGATGTTTCTCCTGCCTTAAGGGAATTGGTAGAATACACCCATACCCCTGTCATAAGCAGCCTCATGGGCTTAGGCTGTATTCCCGATAAACACCCACAACATTACGGTATGGTGGGCATGCACGGAACTTATGCAGCCAACATGGCAACCACTCATACGGATTTGCTGATCGGTCTAGGTGTGCGTTTTGACGATCGGGTTACAGGCCTTGTTGCCGATTTCGCTTCAAAGGCGAAAGTGATTCATTTTGATATCGATCCTGCTGAGGTTAATAAAAACATTATCGCCAATATACGTGTCATAGGGGACTTAAAGTGGTCTATACCGGCTCTGTTGAATCAAGTGAAAGAAAGATCTGCGGAATCATGGATGACTGCCCATATGGAATGGCAGAAACAATTGGATGAATGGCAAAAGGGCAATCCTCTGACCTATGTCCCACGGGAAGGGTTGGTTATGCCTCAGCACTTAATCCAGCAAGTCAGTCATTATGCGGCAGAGGATGCTGTGGTCGTCACGGATGTTGGGCAGCACCAAATGTGGGCCAGCCAATTTTATGAGTATAAACATCCCCGGACTCTGCTCACCTCCGGTGGTTTGGGAACCATGGGATATGGACTTCCAGCGGCTTTGGGAGCTCAAGTGGGATGTCCCGGCCGTCAGATAGTATGTTTTACAGGGGACGGCGGGTTTATGATGAACTGTCAGGAGTTATCCTCGTTGGCGGATTTGAACTTGCCTGTAAAGGTATTTATTCTTAATAATCAGGTCCTCGGTATGGTGGCCCAATGGCAGCGGATGTTCTACAATGGACATTATTCTCATTCTACCCTGAAGGGTCATACGGATTTTGTGAAATTAGCGGAAGCAATGGGTGTCGTCGGTCTAAGAGTCACGGATCCTCAGGAGGTTGACACGGCCATTCAAAAGGCTTTCGCCGTAAATGGGCCTGTAGTCGTGGAGATTCGAATTCCTGCTGACGAAAATGTACTGCCAATGGTTCCGGCAGGAGGTCGTCTTGACCAAATGATTATGGGAGGGTAA
- a CDS encoding EcsC family protein, translating into MTYEEHIQSELLRWQKKILRPPGLLEKGSKAIQSKVNELYPKKFFDTLTVTIKGLVRGVLFGLEYMPKGKPIKNADLMERDQKALELLKNYKRVAAAEGAGTGAGGIILGIADFPALIAIKMKFLFELAHIYGYSTESYKERLYLLFVFQLAFSSQEKRPGVFHKLVHWDETVKDYPELKAMELFDWEQFQVEYRDAIDLRKMLQMLPGIGAVVGAVANYGLLEDLGHVGMNCYRLRILQEKGLIQMD; encoded by the coding sequence GTGACCTACGAAGAACATATCCAAAGCGAATTACTGCGGTGGCAAAAGAAAATACTGCGCCCACCGGGTTTATTGGAAAAGGGATCGAAAGCAATTCAAAGTAAAGTCAATGAACTCTACCCTAAGAAATTTTTTGATACCCTGACCGTTACCATCAAAGGACTGGTTCGAGGGGTACTATTTGGTCTTGAATATATGCCCAAAGGTAAGCCCATTAAAAACGCCGATCTCATGGAAAGGGATCAGAAGGCCCTGGAATTGCTAAAGAATTATAAGCGAGTGGCGGCGGCGGAAGGCGCTGGAACAGGGGCCGGAGGAATCATACTGGGTATAGCGGATTTTCCTGCTCTGATCGCTATTAAAATGAAATTTCTTTTTGAACTTGCCCATATCTATGGTTATTCCACGGAAAGCTATAAGGAACGGTTATATCTGCTTTTTGTCTTCCAATTGGCTTTTTCCAGTCAGGAGAAACGCCCGGGGGTGTTCCATAAACTGGTCCATTGGGACGAAACAGTCAAAGACTATCCGGAACTAAAAGCCATGGAACTCTTCGATTGGGAGCAGTTCCAGGTGGAATATCGAGATGCCATTGACTTGAGAAAAATGCTTCAAATGCTGCCGGGAATCGGAGCAGTGGTTGGTGCTGTAGCCAATTATGGTTTACTGGAAGATTTGGGTCATGTGGGAATGAATTGCTACCGGTTAAGGATTCTTCAGGAAAAAGGACTTATCCAAATGGATTAG
- the queA gene encoding tRNA preQ1(34) S-adenosylmethionine ribosyltransferase-isomerase QueA has protein sequence MKLEDFDFDLPVDRIAQHPVEPRDSSRLMVMNRSTGEIEHHVFRELPELLQAGDVLVVNNTRVIPARLIGEKEDTQAKIECLLLTRREKDVWETLIKPGKRLKAGQTVVFGEGLLRGELMEILPDGNRLVRFDYEGVFESVLDQLGNMPLPPYITEQLEEKERYQTVYAKESGSAAAPTAGLHFTPELLERLKDKGVEIVEILLHVGLGTFRPVKVDNVEEHAMHSEYYRVSHEAAERINRAKGQGRRVIAVGTTASRTLESVTKENGRVEGKEGWTDIYIYPGYTFKILDGLITNFHFPKSTLVMLVSAFAGREEILRAYHIAIEGGYRFYSFGDAMMIL, from the coding sequence TTGAAATTAGAGGATTTCGATTTTGATCTGCCCGTGGATCGTATCGCTCAGCACCCGGTGGAACCCCGGGATTCTTCCCGCCTTATGGTTATGAATCGCTCCACCGGAGAGATTGAGCATCATGTGTTCCGGGAACTTCCCGAACTGCTCCAGGCGGGAGATGTCCTGGTGGTCAATAATACCAGGGTCATCCCCGCCCGATTGATTGGTGAAAAAGAGGATACCCAGGCAAAAATTGAGTGCTTACTCCTTACCCGCCGGGAAAAGGATGTGTGGGAGACCCTGATAAAGCCCGGCAAACGGTTAAAGGCAGGGCAGACTGTGGTATTTGGAGAGGGCCTCCTGCGGGGAGAACTTATGGAGATTTTACCCGATGGCAATCGGCTTGTGAGATTTGATTATGAGGGAGTCTTTGAATCGGTGCTCGATCAATTGGGGAATATGCCCTTGCCACCCTATATTACTGAGCAGCTGGAGGAAAAGGAGCGGTATCAAACCGTCTATGCTAAAGAAAGCGGATCCGCCGCCGCTCCCACCGCCGGTCTCCACTTTACTCCGGAATTGCTGGAGCGCTTAAAGGATAAAGGGGTGGAAATCGTTGAGATCCTGCTCCATGTGGGGCTGGGAACCTTTCGTCCGGTCAAAGTGGACAATGTGGAAGAACATGCCATGCATTCAGAATATTATCGGGTCAGCCATGAGGCGGCGGAGCGGATCAATCGCGCTAAAGGCCAAGGGCGCCGGGTTATCGCTGTGGGAACCACGGCTTCCCGAACCTTAGAATCCGTGACTAAGGAAAATGGCCGGGTCGAAGGGAAAGAAGGGTGGACCGACATTTATATCTATCCGGGCTACACCTTTAAAATTCTCGATGGCTTGATTACGAATTTTCATTTTCCCAAGTCCACCCTGGTCATGCTGGTAAGTGCTTTTGCCGGCAGGGAAGAGATTCTCAGAGCTTATCATATCGCCATCGAAGGGGGCTACCGCTTTTATAGCTTTGGCGATGCTATGATGATATTGTAA
- the ilvN gene encoding acetolactate synthase small subunit, whose protein sequence is MRHTLAVLVENRPGVLTHISGLISRRAFNIESIAAGYTEEPDTTRITVVVQADELELEQVVNQLSKLVDVIKITNLTETDSIQRELAMIKVKASSETRSDIVDIVDIFRAKIVDVNRETMVIELTGEETKIDALCEVLKDYGIIEIVRTGKIALSRGPIPAKHG, encoded by the coding sequence ATGAGACATACATTAGCCGTGTTGGTTGAGAACCGCCCCGGGGTATTGACTCATATCTCAGGATTAATCAGCCGGAGGGCCTTTAATATCGAAAGTATTGCCGCAGGGTATACAGAGGAACCCGATACGACGCGCATAACGGTCGTTGTTCAGGCTGATGAGCTGGAATTGGAACAGGTGGTCAACCAGCTTTCCAAACTCGTTGATGTTATTAAAATAACGAATTTAACAGAAACGGATTCCATTCAAAGAGAACTGGCTATGATTAAAGTGAAGGCCAGCAGCGAAACCCGTTCAGATATTGTGGATATTGTCGATATTTTCCGAGCTAAAATCGTCGATGTAAACCGTGAGACTATGGTTATTGAATTGACAGGAGAAGAAACCAAGATTGACGCTCTTTGTGAAGTTCTTAAGGATTACGGGATTATTGAAATTGTCCGGACTGGAAAAATCGCTTTATCAAGGGGGCCTATTCCAGCAAAACATGGATAG
- a CDS encoding polysaccharide deacetylase family protein: protein MNHVKGKFIRLFFILVILSTLIIPGCSSRSSEAVPPKDRANEEIINQEPINMVNEDIKTEEPIVEPVQIETIDQIADPPVENNAQGLSQTLKPSIPILYYHSIDYEEGNELRVSPEEFETHMEFLSQNGYESITLNDLYQYFYEGKVLPEKTFVLTFDDGYEDNYAHAFPIAEKYGYSGTIFMVTGWIGGTEYLKEEQLLEMSRAGWQIESHTIAHPYLNSLSKEQIKEELLTSKKILEEMLSEPKIAFAYPYGVYDSLIIELCRETGYKMGLTTDRGWAGPEDSFRIKRVYCYAQMGLDEFKRRVENANY, encoded by the coding sequence GTGAATCACGTAAAGGGTAAGTTTATCCGTTTATTCTTTATTCTTGTTATTCTATCCACTCTAATTATCCCGGGATGTTCTTCAAGGTCCAGCGAAGCAGTGCCGCCAAAAGATAGGGCCAATGAGGAGATAATAAATCAAGAGCCAATAAATATGGTCAATGAAGATATTAAAACTGAAGAACCAATAGTGGAACCTGTACAAATCGAGACTATAGATCAAATCGCGGATCCCCCTGTGGAAAATAATGCTCAAGGGCTTTCACAAACTTTGAAACCGTCTATTCCTATTCTTTATTATCATTCTATTGACTATGAAGAGGGCAATGAACTAAGAGTATCTCCTGAGGAATTTGAAACTCACATGGAATTCCTCTCCCAAAACGGCTATGAAAGTATTACCCTGAATGACCTTTATCAGTATTTTTACGAAGGGAAAGTACTTCCTGAAAAGACCTTTGTCTTAACCTTTGATGATGGTTATGAAGATAATTATGCTCATGCTTTTCCTATTGCTGAAAAGTATGGGTATAGCGGAACGATTTTCATGGTGACTGGATGGATTGGGGGAACAGAATATTTAAAGGAGGAGCAATTACTGGAAATGAGCCGGGCGGGCTGGCAGATAGAAAGTCACACCATAGCCCATCCTTATTTAAATAGTCTTTCTAAGGAGCAAATCAAAGAGGAGCTTCTCACTTCAAAAAAGATTTTGGAAGAGATGCTCAGCGAGCCGAAAATTGCTTTTGCCTATCCTTATGGAGTTTATGACTCTTTAATCATTGAGTTATGCCGGGAAACGGGATATAAAATGGGACTGACCACGGACAGAGGATGGGCAGGACCGGAGGATTCTTTCCGAATTAAGCGCGTATATTGTTATGCTCAGATGGGTCTTGATGAGTTCAAAAGAAGAGTTGAAAATGCCAACTATTAA